Proteins encoded in a region of the Candidatus Obscuribacter sp. genome:
- a CDS encoding PIG-L family deacetylase, which produces MKTQSPQVILQELKSLKQMGSVLYVAAHPDDENTELLAYLARGRNYRTAYLSLTRGDGGQNVLGSDLGAKLGIARTEELMAARDIDGARQYFSRAVDFGFSKNYVETLKVWDKQEILSDVVRVIRLFKPDVIVTRFSPSPGGTHGHHTASTVLAMEAFKLAGDASAFPEQIAEGLLPWQPKRIMWNVSIWQKDKVAQGDILKIDAGGKDAISGQLFTEIAAKSRAMHKTQGFDQFTFPGASGGERLESFQLLDGEPAKRDIMDGIDTSWQRVEGGLGIEQLIDKTIAQFNQDDATASVPQLLELRSKLATLPPSKDMAAVVSEKRSALDNILAQCLGLTTTTHIDQAEVVPGETVTLKGSASLKTKLPDGIQVKLLSTRYPIIDKEIKRNLPLLTGEQVSWTDTAQVPASAHVEHPWWLRQPGSAGLFTTSDNRLIGSALNTPSFPVQNIFAIGDQIVALDCQPVELTSATSNHQTNPMAKATTVAVNISSSSKPLKIIAPVSLHFDLDTVVLAPGKTKTVTVEVTSARTDATGTLQLDAPAGWHISPASKQFRIDKIGQSSKIQFKITAPDKPGTVDIRAKATVGGITFDSKREVISYAHIPPQMMHAPAVVRAVALDLAVSGHRVGFIPGAGEALPSNLSQMGYEVTTLDDNLTANQLKGLDAVILGVRAFNVRKEIDRAMPLLFDYVKDGGTVIVQYVRPDKLHTTKIAPYPLTIYNGRITDENAIVTFLDPQNALLNIPNKITSADFDHWVQERGLYFGEKWDDNFKPLLSCADPGEEQLKGGLLVAKYGKGHYIYTGLSFFRELPAGVPGAYRLLANLIAAGK; this is translated from the coding sequence ATGAAGACACAATCACCGCAGGTGATACTACAAGAACTCAAGAGTCTGAAGCAAATGGGCAGCGTGCTCTATGTAGCGGCCCATCCCGATGACGAAAACACAGAGTTACTGGCTTATCTTGCGCGCGGTCGCAACTATCGCACCGCTTATCTATCACTTACCAGAGGTGATGGCGGACAAAATGTGCTGGGCTCGGACCTGGGCGCAAAGCTCGGCATCGCTCGCACTGAAGAACTAATGGCAGCGCGCGACATCGACGGTGCCAGACAATATTTTTCGCGTGCTGTTGACTTTGGCTTTAGCAAAAATTATGTCGAGACTCTCAAAGTCTGGGACAAACAAGAGATTTTATCGGACGTGGTGCGTGTCATCCGTCTATTTAAACCGGACGTCATTGTCACACGTTTTTCTCCATCACCTGGAGGCACCCATGGACATCACACCGCATCCACAGTGCTTGCCATGGAAGCTTTTAAACTGGCGGGTGATGCCAGTGCCTTTCCTGAACAAATTGCCGAAGGGCTTTTGCCCTGGCAGCCCAAACGTATTATGTGGAACGTATCAATCTGGCAAAAAGACAAAGTTGCTCAAGGAGATATTTTAAAGATCGATGCCGGTGGCAAAGATGCAATATCCGGTCAGTTGTTTACTGAAATAGCCGCCAAAAGCAGAGCCATGCACAAGACCCAGGGCTTTGATCAGTTTACATTTCCAGGTGCAAGCGGTGGAGAGAGGCTGGAATCGTTTCAACTTTTGGATGGCGAACCGGCCAAAAGAGACATCATGGATGGTATCGACACATCCTGGCAGCGCGTAGAGGGCGGTCTAGGCATCGAACAACTAATCGACAAAACAATCGCTCAGTTTAATCAAGACGATGCAACAGCTAGCGTCCCTCAGCTTTTAGAGTTGCGCTCCAAACTAGCTACATTGCCTCCATCAAAGGATATGGCAGCGGTCGTAAGCGAAAAGCGCTCCGCCCTCGACAACATACTGGCACAGTGTCTGGGTTTGACTACCACGACTCATATCGATCAAGCAGAAGTAGTACCAGGCGAGACTGTGACACTAAAGGGCAGTGCCTCATTAAAGACAAAATTGCCAGATGGTATCCAAGTAAAGCTACTGTCTACACGTTATCCAATCATTGATAAAGAAATCAAGCGCAATTTGCCTCTGCTAACAGGTGAGCAAGTGAGCTGGACTGACACAGCTCAGGTACCTGCTAGTGCCCACGTAGAGCATCCCTGGTGGCTCAGACAACCTGGCAGCGCCGGACTGTTTACCACGAGTGACAATAGACTAATTGGTAGTGCCTTAAATACGCCATCGTTTCCGGTGCAAAATATTTTTGCTATAGGTGACCAGATCGTCGCACTGGACTGCCAACCGGTGGAGCTTACCAGTGCCACTAGTAACCACCAGACAAACCCAATGGCAAAAGCCACCACAGTCGCTGTCAACATCAGTAGCAGTAGCAAGCCGCTTAAGATTATTGCTCCTGTTAGTTTGCATTTTGATCTAGACACAGTAGTCCTGGCTCCAGGCAAGACCAAAACAGTGACTGTAGAAGTGACCTCGGCTAGAACCGATGCCACAGGCACACTGCAACTAGATGCGCCAGCAGGCTGGCATATTAGCCCTGCCTCTAAACAATTTAGAATTGATAAAATTGGTCAAAGCAGCAAAATACAATTTAAAATTACCGCTCCAGACAAGCCTGGCACTGTGGACATAAGAGCCAAAGCTACAGTTGGCGGTATCACTTTTGATAGCAAGCGTGAGGTTATATCCTACGCCCACATACCACCACAAATGATGCACGCACCAGCGGTGGTGAGAGCTGTCGCTCTCGACCTGGCGGTAAGCGGTCATCGTGTCGGTTTTATCCCAGGCGCTGGCGAAGCCCTACCATCCAACCTCAGTCAAATGGGATATGAAGTCACTACCCTTGACGATAACCTCACTGCCAATCAGTTAAAAGGCTTAGATGCCGTGATACTCGGTGTGCGCGCCTTTAATGTGCGCAAAGAGATTGACCGTGCCATGCCTTTGCTCTTTGACTATGTCAAAGATGGTGGCACAGTAATTGTCCAGTACGTAAGACCAGATAAACTGCACACGACAAAAATTGCCCCCTATCCACTGACTATCTATAACGGACGCATCACAGACGAAAACGCAATAGTAACTTTTTTGGACCCACAAAATGCGCTGCTAAACATACCAAATAAAATTACCAGTGCTGATTTTGACCACTGGGTACAGGAACGCGGACTCTATTTTGGTGAGAAGTGGGACGATAATTTTAAGCCACTGTTATCTTGCGCTGACCCTGGCGAAGAGCAACTAAAGGGCGGGCTACTGGTGGCAAAATATGGCAAAGGGCATTACATCTATACTGGTCTGTCATTTTTTAGAGAGCTGCCAGCTGGCGTCCCTGGCGCATATAGACTCCTGGCCAATTTGATAGCCGCAGGCAAATGA
- a CDS encoding DUF2911 domain-containing protein produces the protein MNSKKISIICAAGAALVSANSALAANTPSNPPEATKVQTMVQSTAQAAAPKVEFPQASPACTIKQKVGLTDIEVTYSRPSAKGREVYGNVVPYGKVWRTGANAATKLVFSTPVKLNGKEIAAGTYALMTIPGKDEWTIIINKGSEQWGSYKYDEKSDLVRFKVTPTKRDSDLESFTIEFNDLRENSAVMTLSWAKTSVPVKVEVDFADKLFAQIEEVMASDAKEKPYFQSAQFYSNHNQELAKALKWIDAAIKERDAYYIVYVKAQILAKMGDKEGALAASKHSMELAVKADDGAYQKINTDFQAGLK, from the coding sequence ATGAATTCCAAAAAAATATCCATTATTTGCGCTGCTGGAGCTGCTCTGGTATCTGCCAATAGCGCCCTGGCCGCCAATACGCCATCTAACCCTCCTGAAGCAACAAAGGTGCAAACCATGGTCCAATCTACCGCTCAAGCAGCTGCGCCCAAAGTCGAGTTTCCACAAGCTAGCCCGGCATGCACGATCAAACAAAAAGTTGGTCTAACCGACATCGAAGTGACTTATTCGCGCCCCAGCGCCAAAGGTCGCGAAGTCTATGGCAATGTGGTGCCATACGGCAAAGTCTGGAGAACCGGTGCCAACGCAGCCACCAAGCTGGTTTTTAGCACACCAGTCAAACTCAACGGTAAAGAAATCGCCGCTGGCACCTATGCCCTTATGACCATACCGGGTAAAGACGAGTGGACCATAATCATCAACAAAGGCTCTGAACAATGGGGCTCATATAAATACGACGAAAAATCAGACCTGGTGCGCTTTAAGGTCACTCCCACAAAACGAGATAGTGACCTGGAGAGTTTTACAATTGAATTCAATGACCTGCGCGAAAACAGTGCAGTAATGACACTCTCCTGGGCTAAGACAAGCGTGCCAGTTAAAGTTGAAGTTGATTTTGCTGACAAACTTTTTGCTCAAATAGAAGAAGTAATGGCGTCAGATGCCAAAGAAAAACCATACTTCCAATCAGCTCAGTTTTATAGCAATCACAATCAAGAGCTGGCCAAAGCCCTTAAGTGGATTGATGCAGCGATAAAAGAGCGCGATGCTTATTATATTGTCTATGTCAAAGCTCAGATTTTGGCTAAAATGGGTGACAAAGAAGGCGCTCTAGCTGCCAGTAAGCACTCAATGGAACTGGCTGTCAAAGCCGATGATGGGGCCTATCAAAAAATCAATACTGATTTTCAGGCAGGACTCAAGTAA
- a CDS encoding peptide MFS transporter, whose product MTASQPVINDPHYTGGMLGHPKGLNVLFFTELWERFSYYGMRAILILFMTATVVQGGLGLPTEQAAVIYGAYTGSVYLASIPGGLIADRWLGPRKAILIGGIIIALGHFTMALPMVFAFYAGLVLIVCGTGFLKPNISTMVGKLYAPGDNRRDSGFSLFYMGINIGAMLSPLVCGYLAQDPGFKVILKGWGIAPETCWHFGFVCAGVGMCIGLAHLLWHYKLLEHVGMPSKKSGETNSSNQDTSSGTSENAQEIDEEADRFLHGGLTTDEWKKLGAIAALFFFNVLFWSIFEQGGSSLNLFADKFTNCSLFGFNFPSSWFQSLQPVYVIALAPVFSYIWLKLGDKQPTSPAKFAFGLFFLAIGIAIMIPASILVAQGKVSPLFLIFVYLVETMGELCLSPIGLSTVTKLAPSKFQSLTMGAWFVSPSIGNFVAGILSKDFKEDASQLTMLFGKMAVATLIAAVILTLLVPRIKKLMGNVK is encoded by the coding sequence ATGACCGCGTCTCAACCAGTGATCAATGATCCCCACTATACAGGCGGCATGCTGGGTCATCCCAAGGGGCTCAATGTTCTCTTTTTTACTGAGTTATGGGAGCGCTTTAGCTACTACGGTATGCGCGCTATTTTGATTTTGTTTATGACTGCGACAGTAGTACAGGGTGGTCTTGGTTTGCCCACTGAGCAAGCGGCAGTGATCTATGGCGCCTATACAGGCAGCGTCTATCTGGCCAGCATCCCCGGAGGACTAATAGCCGACCGCTGGCTGGGACCACGCAAAGCAATCTTGATTGGTGGCATCATTATTGCCCTGGGACACTTTACCATGGCACTGCCCATGGTGTTTGCCTTTTATGCAGGGCTCGTCTTGATTGTCTGTGGCACGGGCTTTCTCAAGCCAAATATTTCAACCATGGTAGGCAAACTCTATGCCCCAGGGGATAACAGACGTGACTCTGGTTTTTCGCTTTTTTATATGGGCATCAATATTGGTGCCATGCTCTCCCCATTAGTGTGTGGCTATCTGGCTCAAGACCCTGGCTTTAAGGTTATCCTCAAAGGATGGGGCATAGCACCAGAGACTTGCTGGCATTTTGGTTTTGTCTGTGCCGGCGTGGGGATGTGCATAGGACTGGCACATCTACTGTGGCACTATAAATTGCTTGAGCATGTCGGTATGCCAAGCAAAAAATCAGGGGAGACAAACAGTAGCAATCAAGACACATCATCAGGTACGAGCGAAAATGCACAAGAGATAGATGAAGAGGCAGATCGTTTTTTACATGGTGGACTGACCACTGATGAGTGGAAAAAACTTGGCGCTATAGCTGCTCTATTTTTCTTCAACGTGCTCTTCTGGTCTATATTTGAACAGGGTGGTTCATCGCTCAATTTGTTTGCAGACAAATTTACCAACTGCAGTTTGTTTGGTTTTAATTTTCCATCAAGTTGGTTCCAATCTCTGCAGCCAGTTTATGTCATCGCTCTTGCACCAGTCTTTAGCTATATCTGGTTAAAGCTCGGAGATAAACAACCTACCAGTCCAGCAAAGTTTGCCTTTGGTCTATTCTTTTTGGCGATTGGTATCGCTATTATGATCCCAGCCTCGATACTGGTAGCACAGGGCAAAGTATCACCGCTCTTTTTGATATTTGTCTATCTGGTCGAGACCATGGGTGAGCTTTGCTTGAGTCCGATAGGACTTTCTACAGTGACAAAGTTGGCACCATCAAAATTCCAGAGTCTGACCATGGGTGCCTGGTTTGTATCGCCGTCTATTGGTAATTTTGTGGCCGGTATTTTGTCTAAGGACTTCAAAGAGGACGCCAGTCAACTAACTATGCTCTTTGGCAAAATGGCCGTAGCTACTCTCATTGCTGCCGTAATCTTGACTTTGCTGGTGCCCAGGATCAAAAAACTAATGGGCAATGTCAAATAA
- a CDS encoding RDD family protein has product MPKSKLMKEERDKIDTGLEEPQPRLVEQSSGDDMSADGSDLSVDNTPAAAPPSTKSAKSGPSVSPDLAQNPFNKPNRASMAIDYPYNPAKSPGIPGHNVEPQVQQDADESEPALSSRLASHLIDAGFIAIVCTIIYVCLGITWDLVSQTSFDNVLGYLYGLPKDIQSGLFPVDAIFAKLLAVFIIFFINAVFPGCICMLAFFALLGNPDVISQNDLSPRFYLIAQIVFFSIPVFYHAFFLTLYGVTPGKKIFGLKVQKLSLGHALLRESLKLFYIDFVLSWWYPLRAIVNLVRPKTSKLALALPYDRLAGTKIYDGSSVSRHKALATIVWSCGLTLTIGLVYVGLLKEPIADAMLNSRLSYLERTDKDKYLNKLVKNLKYRKRSFYQNQSEANRLRLLTEDITTYEHALALLKKSGGTQKSLSPLYAQLAVMCEERSLHDHLPSEQQRDLANAAAYFESYISLRDAESRPLENDWFKANWEQSNVLYELSEIYLKLERYKDAETISRRAIDELTKEDKYKTLPFVYYVLIRSFERQNMPAEQAVALIDLCAIYRGYLDQAITDTTGKSDSVKREKIMPLYTDLFSTELRLADRFYSQNRVVDAQEHLDKARKLYDQYGQGESEDGKVLKELTDKIVAGKSK; this is encoded by the coding sequence ATGCCAAAGTCTAAATTGATGAAAGAAGAGCGGGACAAAATTGACACTGGGCTGGAAGAGCCCCAGCCTCGCCTGGTGGAGCAATCCTCTGGCGACGATATGTCTGCTGATGGTAGCGACCTTTCTGTCGATAATACGCCTGCAGCAGCGCCTCCAAGCACTAAAAGTGCTAAGTCCGGGCCCTCTGTCTCGCCTGATTTGGCCCAAAATCCATTTAATAAGCCCAATCGCGCTTCCATGGCTATTGACTATCCCTATAATCCAGCTAAATCGCCCGGTATTCCTGGTCATAATGTCGAGCCCCAGGTGCAGCAAGATGCCGACGAATCAGAGCCGGCTCTAAGCAGTCGTTTGGCCTCTCATCTCATCGATGCTGGCTTTATTGCCATTGTTTGCACCATTATCTATGTATGTCTTGGCATTACCTGGGACCTGGTCTCTCAAACATCTTTTGACAACGTCCTGGGTTATCTCTATGGTCTGCCCAAGGATATACAGTCAGGGTTGTTTCCTGTTGATGCCATTTTTGCCAAGCTGCTGGCCGTTTTTATCATCTTCTTTATAAACGCCGTATTTCCTGGTTGTATTTGCATGCTGGCGTTTTTTGCATTACTGGGCAATCCTGACGTGATATCGCAAAACGATCTTTCGCCAAGGTTTTATTTGATAGCGCAAATTGTCTTCTTTAGTATTCCAGTTTTTTATCATGCATTTTTTTTGACACTCTATGGTGTTACACCAGGCAAAAAAATATTTGGACTCAAAGTACAAAAGCTCTCATTGGGTCATGCTCTATTGAGAGAGAGTCTAAAGTTGTTTTATATAGACTTTGTCCTCTCCTGGTGGTATCCACTCAGAGCGATTGTCAATCTGGTCCGTCCCAAAACTAGTAAACTAGCTCTTGCTCTGCCTTACGACAGACTGGCTGGCACCAAAATATATGACGGCAGTTCTGTCTCACGACACAAAGCTCTTGCCACCATTGTTTGGTCATGCGGATTGACTCTTACTATTGGACTCGTTTATGTCGGACTACTCAAAGAGCCTATCGCTGATGCCATGCTCAATAGTCGATTGTCTTATCTTGAGCGCACTGATAAAGACAAATATCTAAACAAGCTCGTCAAAAATCTCAAATACCGTAAACGTAGCTTTTATCAAAATCAGAGCGAAGCAAATAGATTGCGGCTCCTCACCGAAGATATTACGACCTATGAGCATGCTCTGGCACTGCTCAAAAAATCTGGTGGCACACAAAAAAGTCTAAGTCCGCTTTATGCCCAGCTAGCAGTCATGTGTGAGGAGCGCAGCCTACACGATCACTTGCCTTCGGAGCAACAGAGAGATCTGGCCAATGCGGCAGCGTACTTTGAGAGTTATATCAGTCTCAGAGACGCCGAGAGTCGACCTCTCGAAAATGATTGGTTTAAAGCCAACTGGGAGCAGTCTAATGTGCTCTACGAACTATCAGAGATCTATCTCAAGCTAGAGCGCTACAAAGATGCCGAGACAATCAGTCGACGGGCTATTGATGAACTGACCAAAGAAGATAAATACAAAACCTTGCCCTTTGTCTATTATGTGTTGATCAGATCTTTTGAGCGTCAAAACATGCCCGCTGAGCAGGCTGTAGCTTTGATTGATCTTTGCGCAATTTACAGAGGGTATTTAGACCAGGCTATAACTGATACCACTGGTAAAAGCGATAGTGTTAAACGCGAAAAAATAATGCCACTGTATACAGATCTCTTTAGCACTGAGCTGAGACTGGCTGATAGGTTTTATAGCCAAAATAGAGTTGTTGATGCGCAAGAGCATCTGGATAAAGCGCGCAAACTCTATGATCAATATGGTCAAGGTGAATCCGAAGACGGCAAGGTCTTGAAAGAATTGACCGATAAGATAGTTGCTGGAAAATCCAAGTGA
- a CDS encoding TerC family protein gives MDLFVIDTEIAAALASLTAMEIVLGIDNIIFISILASRLPEHQRRNARLLGLALAMLTRVALLFSLSWVMSLKTPLFDLFHHPFTGRDLLLLGGGLFLVAKATREIHERIEGDDDEHASKKHATFVGTLIQILILDIVFSLDSVITAVGMVDQLWIMITAVVISVITMMVFATSVSNFIAKHPTVKMLALSFLLLIGVVLIGDGFGHHVAKGYIYGAMAFSVFVEVLNLAASHKGKVKSNH, from the coding sequence ATGGATCTATTTGTAATTGATACTGAGATTGCAGCAGCGCTTGCATCTCTGACTGCCATGGAAATCGTACTCGGCATCGACAATATCATTTTTATCTCTATTCTGGCTTCGAGATTGCCTGAACATCAACGTCGCAATGCGAGATTACTTGGTTTAGCGTTGGCTATGTTAACTCGAGTCGCTCTTTTGTTCTCTCTTTCATGGGTTATGAGTTTAAAAACTCCACTCTTTGATTTATTCCATCATCCTTTCACTGGTCGCGATCTATTGTTGTTAGGTGGCGGGCTATTCTTAGTGGCAAAAGCTACCAGGGAGATTCATGAACGTATCGAAGGCGATGATGACGAGCATGCGTCAAAGAAGCATGCAACATTTGTTGGTACGCTCATTCAAATTCTCATCTTGGATATTGTCTTCTCACTAGATTCGGTGATAACAGCAGTAGGCATGGTAGATCAGCTCTGGATAATGATCACTGCTGTTGTAATCTCAGTCATTACGATGATGGTATTTGCGACCTCTGTCAGTAATTTTATTGCTAAACACCCTACGGTAAAAATGCTTGCACTTAGCTTCCTGCTACTAATTGGAGTTGTGCTGATTGGAGATGGCTTTGGTCACCACGTAGCTAAGGGCTACATTTACGGTGCTATGGCGTTTTCAGTATTCGTAGAAGTTTTAAATTTAGCTGCTTCCCATAAAGGGAAGGTAAAATCAAATCACTAA
- a CDS encoding tetratricopeptide repeat protein: MRNPADVMERAELHEERGNYVEAERLYKKALTLKAREVGDQSYDLVPYLYNLGMTQYANDRFDDALLSFSRVLNMMTAQEDEINKEVKELRNLIAEVQNEAEQDSVPMAANA, translated from the coding sequence ATGAGAAACCCCGCCGATGTTATGGAAAGAGCCGAACTCCATGAAGAGAGAGGTAACTACGTAGAGGCGGAAAGATTGTACAAAAAAGCACTCACACTCAAAGCCAGAGAAGTGGGCGACCAGTCGTATGATCTTGTACCGTATCTCTACAATCTTGGCATGACACAGTACGCTAACGACCGCTTCGATGATGCTCTGCTTTCTTTTAGCCGTGTACTCAACATGATGACTGCACAAGAAGATGAGATCAACAAAGAAGTAAAAGAACTGAGAAATCTAATAGCTGAAGTGCAAAACGAAGCTGAACAAGACTCAGTGCCAATGGCAGCTAACGCCTAA